In a single window of the Bacteroidota bacterium genome:
- a CDS encoding SDR family oxidoreductase, producing the protein MNGNSIGKNSFLVTGGAGFIGSNIVHFLVKNNAKEVRVLDDLSTGYKKNLEEISGKIRFIEADIRNPETCMKACDSVDIVLHHAALGSVPRSIANPLATNAVNVDGFVNMLHASVQKKIKRFVYASSSSVYGDDIQMPKVEERTGKLLSPYAVTKRTNEEYAKVFADVYGLQTIGLRYFNVFGPHQSVNGPYAAVIPLFINALMEGKSATIFGDGKNTRDFTFVENVVRANMCAAFADTIGTSSPVLNIAFGSTVSLNELFSVIASQLGSSLKPEYGAFRKGDIRDSWADISKAISLIGYQPVVGLNEGLKKTIDWFRSLAGK; encoded by the coding sequence ATGAACGGAAATTCTATTGGAAAAAATTCTTTTCTTGTTACCGGAGGCGCAGGATTCATCGGTTCCAATATCGTTCATTTCCTGGTGAAGAATAATGCGAAGGAAGTTCGTGTGCTGGATGATCTTTCAACCGGTTACAAAAAAAATCTCGAAGAAATTTCCGGCAAGATCCGTTTCATCGAAGCCGATATCCGTAACCCGGAGACTTGTATGAAAGCATGCGATTCGGTTGACATTGTTCTCCATCACGCAGCGCTTGGTTCTGTTCCTCGCAGTATTGCAAATCCGCTTGCGACCAATGCCGTGAATGTGGATGGATTTGTGAATATGCTGCATGCATCGGTTCAGAAAAAAATAAAACGTTTTGTTTATGCTTCTTCTTCTTCTGTTTATGGCGATGACATTCAAATGCCGAAAGTAGAAGAGCGTACGGGAAAATTGTTGTCGCCTTACGCAGTGACCAAAAGAACGAACGAAGAATATGCAAAAGTTTTTGCCGATGTGTATGGATTGCAAACGATCGGCCTCCGTTATTTCAATGTGTTTGGCCCGCATCAGAGTGTGAATGGACCGTATGCAGCCGTTATTCCTCTTTTCATTAATGCTTTGATGGAAGGAAAAAGTGCGACCATCTTCGGCGATGGAAAAAATACGCGCGATTTTACTTTTGTGGAAAATGTTGTTCGTGCGAATATGTGCGCCGCATTTGCAGACACCATCGGGACTTCTTCACCTGTTCTTAACATTGCTTTTGGTTCTACCGTTTCACTCAATGAATTGTTCAGTGTTATCGCCAGCCAGCTTGGTTCTTCATTGAAACCGGAGTATGGTGCTTTCCGCAAAGGAGATATACGCGATAGTTGGGCCGATATTTCAAAAGCAATTTCCCTTATCGGTTATCAGCCTGTTGTCGGATTGAATGAAGGTCTGAAAAAAACGATCGACTGGTTCAGGTCATTGGCCGGAAAATGA